In the Kribbella sp. NBC_00482 genome, one interval contains:
- a CDS encoding glycoside hydrolase family 9 protein, with protein MSAADGVAGGAVRVNQLGYGAFDSKAAYVMTHDAATGVRYQVVDRHGRRVLSGRVGDDAGEWNATYRHVYQLDLSALKIPGSYRLEVPGMAAASFDVRASSDRLLTGAKDKAINFFTAQRDTAHRNDARALVYEIPEFVDPDTDQTVGELQQLGGPVDVTGGWYDAGDYLKFTHIAAYSESLLWASARDARQPDRKVLAEARHGLDWLDKMWDERTRTLYIQVGVGAGNAEETFIGDHDIWRLPGVDDTLTDPSARFLRNRPVFRAAAPGKPISPNLAGRTAAAFALAAQVEPDRAAARRHLETAAQIYRQAQTTNVGQLVTSLPFAFYPETAWRDDLELGATELALAARRLGDRRAGSWLKQAGYWATQYIEHEAGGDTLNLYDVSALAHADLIRAARTDRPLVSKLVGDLRAQLEIGASRAAADPFRAGAQYDNFDAVPHAFGLAATARLYRKVTGDRRYDAFGQQQLDWNFGANAWGVSFMVGVGRNAERCPHHQIANITGRELTGAVVNGPNSASLFEEGLGDHLDGMNPCPADGVDRYAEFTGHGSRYVDDVRSWQASEPADDFAAIAVYALTR; from the coding sequence GTGAGTGCAGCGGACGGTGTCGCGGGTGGGGCTGTACGGGTGAACCAGCTCGGGTACGGCGCCTTCGACAGCAAGGCGGCGTACGTGATGACTCACGACGCCGCGACGGGAGTGCGCTATCAGGTCGTGGATCGGCATGGCCGGCGCGTGCTGAGCGGGCGGGTCGGCGATGACGCGGGGGAGTGGAACGCGACGTACCGGCACGTCTATCAGCTGGATCTGTCCGCGCTGAAGATCCCGGGGAGCTACCGTCTCGAGGTCCCCGGCATGGCCGCCGCGAGCTTCGACGTACGGGCGTCGTCGGACCGGCTTCTGACCGGTGCGAAGGACAAGGCGATCAACTTCTTCACGGCTCAGCGCGACACCGCGCACCGCAATGACGCCCGGGCGCTGGTCTACGAGATCCCTGAGTTTGTGGATCCGGATACCGACCAGACGGTCGGTGAGCTGCAGCAGCTCGGTGGGCCGGTCGATGTCACCGGTGGGTGGTACGACGCCGGCGACTACCTCAAGTTCACGCACATCGCGGCGTACTCGGAATCGTTGCTGTGGGCATCGGCACGGGATGCTCGGCAGCCGGACCGGAAGGTGCTGGCGGAGGCGCGGCACGGGCTGGACTGGCTGGACAAGATGTGGGACGAACGGACCCGGACGCTCTACATCCAGGTCGGCGTCGGGGCCGGGAACGCCGAGGAGACGTTCATCGGCGACCACGACATCTGGCGGCTGCCCGGCGTCGACGACACCCTCACCGATCCGTCCGCACGCTTCCTGCGGAACCGCCCGGTCTTCCGGGCCGCAGCGCCGGGCAAGCCGATCAGCCCGAACCTGGCCGGTCGTACGGCGGCGGCGTTCGCGCTCGCCGCTCAGGTCGAGCCGGACCGCGCGGCAGCTCGCCGGCATCTCGAAACGGCGGCTCAGATCTATCGGCAGGCTCAAACGACGAACGTCGGCCAGCTGGTGACCTCGCTGCCGTTCGCGTTCTACCCGGAGACGGCGTGGCGGGACGACCTCGAGCTGGGTGCGACCGAGCTCGCTCTGGCCGCTCGGCGACTGGGCGATCGGCGCGCCGGGTCCTGGCTGAAGCAGGCGGGGTATTGGGCGACGCAGTACATCGAACACGAGGCGGGCGGCGACACGCTCAACCTGTACGACGTGAGCGCCCTGGCTCATGCGGATCTGATCCGGGCGGCGCGGACGGATCGGCCGTTGGTTTCCAAGCTGGTCGGCGATCTGCGGGCGCAGTTGGAGATCGGGGCATCGCGGGCTGCGGCCGATCCGTTCCGGGCGGGAGCGCAGTACGACAACTTCGACGCCGTACCGCATGCCTTCGGGCTGGCCGCGACAGCGCGGCTGTACCGGAAGGTGACCGGCGACCGGCGGTACGACGCCTTCGGGCAGCAGCAGCTCGATTGGAACTTCGGGGCGAACGCGTGGGGCGTCTCGTTCATGGTCGGCGTCGGCCGGAACGCGGAGCGGTGCCCGCACCACCAGATCGCGAACATCACCGGTCGCGAGCTCACCGGCGCGGTCGTCAACGGGCCGAACTCGGCGTCGTTGTTCGAGGAAGGGCTCGGGGATCACCTCGACGGGATGAACCCGTGCCCGGCCGACGGTGTCGATCGGTACGCCGAGTTCACCGGCCACGGCTCGCGGTACGTCGACGACGTGCGCTCGTGGCAGGCCTCGGAACCGGCCGACGACTTCGCCGCGATCGCCGTCTACGCCCTGACTCGGTGA
- a CDS encoding GbsR/MarR family transcriptional regulator — protein sequence MAQEPSPEQISQFVERFAGVLANSGVPTMSARVMGAMLVSPTGTMTAAELADALKISQPAVSGAVRQLLQVSFITRERLPGSRKDHYRIREDVFATILERRNQGLGEWESTSRSGAELFGFDTPVGQRLTEAADFFAFIHTDMDQMIKSWRTEHPR from the coding sequence ATGGCGCAGGAACCGAGCCCGGAACAGATCAGCCAGTTCGTCGAGCGGTTCGCCGGCGTCCTGGCCAACAGCGGCGTCCCGACGATGTCCGCCCGGGTGATGGGCGCGATGCTGGTCAGCCCGACCGGCACGATGACCGCCGCCGAGCTGGCCGATGCCCTGAAGATCAGCCAGCCGGCCGTCTCCGGCGCGGTCCGCCAGCTGCTCCAGGTCTCGTTCATCACCCGCGAGCGCCTGCCCGGCTCTCGCAAGGATCACTACCGCATCCGCGAGGACGTTTTCGCCACGATCCTCGAGCGCCGCAACCAGGGGCTCGGCGAGTGGGAGTCGACCAGCCGCTCCGGCGCCGAACTCTTCGGCTTCGACACCCCCGTCGGCCAGCGCCTCACCGAAGCCGCCGACTTCTTCGCGTTCATCCACACCGACATGGACCAGATGATCAAGAGCTGGCGCACGGAACACCCGCGATGA
- a CDS encoding MFS transporter, whose protein sequence is MTTEVFPPLRRDRRVHGWIASAAVSQAGDMAWYVGLAWSAAQVTSPAGAGLVMGIGALPKALILLYGGALADRFDGRRTMILANLARIVVLAVAASAVAIWGLSLALLATVAVVFGAVDALYAPASGTLPRRMVQSEDLVKLSAGTQLAQRLAVFGGAPLGGLLVAHGGLITVMIVDAVSFVVIAVALAFLVKPRLPQPVSTGHSIRADLRDGFAYLKRDVRARTLVIAFSGLNLCVGPILAVGLVQRTHSAGWGSAWYGWFQACSGVAAAAGALVAMRWKPADLARSGLLALVVQAAGCAMIGLMPKLGVFVAMAMIGCTAGIASAQLSAAFQQSVDPTYLGRSFSIVNLSDEAMMPLAMVGFGALISLASIPVACVLVAVLFAALVLWAAVRVDR, encoded by the coding sequence ATGACCACCGAGGTCTTCCCGCCGCTCCGGAGAGACCGTCGGGTGCACGGATGGATCGCGTCGGCCGCGGTGTCGCAGGCCGGCGACATGGCCTGGTACGTCGGACTCGCCTGGAGCGCCGCACAGGTCACGAGCCCGGCCGGCGCGGGTCTGGTGATGGGGATCGGCGCGCTGCCGAAGGCGCTCATCCTGCTGTACGGCGGTGCGCTCGCGGACCGTTTCGACGGGCGCCGGACGATGATCCTCGCCAACCTCGCGCGGATCGTCGTACTCGCCGTGGCCGCGTCGGCCGTCGCGATCTGGGGACTTTCGCTAGCACTGCTAGCGACCGTCGCGGTCGTGTTCGGCGCGGTCGACGCGCTCTACGCGCCGGCGTCCGGAACGCTGCCGCGGCGGATGGTTCAGTCGGAAGACCTCGTCAAACTGTCGGCCGGCACCCAACTGGCGCAGCGGCTCGCGGTCTTCGGGGGTGCTCCGCTCGGCGGTCTGCTGGTCGCACACGGCGGCCTGATCACCGTGATGATCGTCGACGCGGTGTCGTTCGTGGTGATCGCGGTGGCGCTGGCGTTCCTGGTCAAGCCGCGGCTCCCGCAGCCCGTCTCCACGGGCCACTCGATCCGCGCCGACCTGCGTGACGGGTTCGCGTACCTCAAGCGGGACGTCCGTGCCCGGACGCTGGTGATCGCGTTCTCGGGGCTGAATCTGTGCGTCGGCCCGATCCTCGCCGTCGGCCTCGTGCAACGCACCCACTCCGCCGGGTGGGGCTCGGCCTGGTACGGATGGTTCCAGGCGTGCTCCGGGGTAGCGGCCGCAGCGGGCGCGCTGGTTGCGATGCGGTGGAAGCCGGCCGACCTCGCGCGATCCGGTCTGCTGGCGCTGGTCGTCCAGGCGGCCGGTTGCGCGATGATCGGCCTGATGCCGAAGCTCGGTGTCTTCGTCGCGATGGCGATGATCGGCTGTACGGCGGGGATCGCGTCGGCGCAGCTGTCCGCGGCGTTCCAGCAGAGCGTGGACCCGACGTACCTGGGTCGCAGTTTCAGCATTGTGAATCTGTCCGACGAGGCGATGATGCCGCTCGCGATGGTCGGCTTCGGGGCGCTGATCAGCCTGGCGAGCATTCCGGTCGCGTGCGTGCTGGTCGCCGTCCTGTTCGCGGCGCTGGTGCTGTGGGCGGCAGTCCGGGTCGATCGCTGA
- a CDS encoding ArsR/SmtB family transcription factor, which yields MTPPNRRTVTPSVLAAMHHPLRRRLLDLIHIDGPATASRLAGSTGELVGNVSHHLKVLASAGVIVEAPELAKNRRERWWKLGDTSEYSWSIADAQGDPAAELVAATAEDANLAHHVGKVRQWFDMRYEFEEPWVRAAYATERWLTLTPDQLTELSERIEDLVRSYSELPAEGEDAHRVFFFAHAIPARP from the coding sequence ATGACGCCTCCGAACCGCCGGACGGTGACGCCGTCCGTGCTCGCCGCCATGCACCACCCGCTGCGCCGCCGGCTGCTCGACCTGATCCACATCGACGGTCCGGCGACCGCGTCCCGGCTGGCCGGGTCCACCGGAGAACTTGTCGGCAATGTCAGCCATCACCTGAAGGTTCTCGCGTCCGCGGGCGTGATCGTCGAAGCTCCGGAGCTGGCCAAGAACCGCCGCGAGCGGTGGTGGAAGCTCGGCGACACCTCGGAGTACTCGTGGTCGATCGCGGACGCGCAGGGGGACCCGGCGGCCGAGTTGGTCGCGGCCACCGCCGAGGACGCGAACCTGGCCCATCACGTCGGCAAGGTGCGGCAGTGGTTCGACATGCGGTACGAGTTCGAGGAGCCCTGGGTGCGGGCGGCGTACGCGACCGAGAGATGGCTCACATTGACGCCCGATCAGCTCACCGAGCTGAGTGAGCGGATCGAGGATCTGGTCCGCTCGTACTCCGAGCTCCCGGCCGAGGGTGAGGACGCGCACCGCGTCTTCTTCTTCGCGCACGCCATTCCTGCACGCCCATGA
- a CDS encoding TetR/AcrR family transcriptional regulator, with amino-acid sequence MPKIIDSGERRQHLAEAAWRVILRDGLEHASVRNVAREAGLSNGSLRHLFSTQAELLVFAMNQVVERIERRLEALDPTGDPRTTAERFLVELLPLDKERQEENAVWLAFTARALVDPELRECAERSYDALRAGCRRWVAEIGGDQVDVEREADRLHAVLDGLAVHAATRPAVATADRLQAILATHLDTLVPQEKPRTR; translated from the coding sequence ATGCCGAAGATCATCGATTCCGGTGAGCGACGTCAGCACCTCGCGGAGGCGGCCTGGCGGGTGATCCTTCGTGACGGGCTCGAGCACGCGTCGGTCCGCAACGTTGCCCGCGAAGCCGGGTTGTCCAACGGCTCGTTGCGCCACCTGTTCAGCACGCAGGCCGAACTACTGGTCTTCGCGATGAACCAGGTCGTCGAGCGCATCGAGCGCCGTCTCGAGGCTCTGGACCCGACCGGCGACCCGCGCACGACCGCGGAGCGGTTCCTCGTCGAGTTGTTGCCCCTCGACAAGGAGCGCCAGGAGGAGAACGCCGTCTGGCTCGCGTTCACTGCGCGCGCACTGGTCGACCCGGAACTGCGCGAGTGCGCCGAGAGAAGCTACGACGCGCTGCGGGCCGGGTGCCGCCGCTGGGTGGCCGAGATCGGCGGCGATCAGGTGGACGTCGAGCGGGAGGCCGACCGGCTCCACGCCGTACTCGACGGTCTTGCCGTCCACGCCGCGACCAGGCCGGCCGTCGCCACCGCCGACAGGCTTCAAGCGATATTGGCGACGCATCTTGACACTCTCGTACCCCAGGAGAAGCCACGAACCCGCTGA
- a CDS encoding amidase has translation MTARAVAEQVRSGAVSALEIVERALQAARELDPVLHFLDELDADGARRAAERVDPSGPLAGVPFLIKARTPPESPLLTRLIAAGAVPIGWATRARPGAVSLTFGWNGREYTRNPWDLEQSPGGSTAGGAAAVAAGVVPLATGGDSGGSLRIPASFCGIVGFKGTYGRVPRPGGRALGGLTTAGVIGADLDDVILATSIASGPHRLDSTSLPHWPVPSVSDRRWRVAYRSTLGSCPADDDVDRVLRDRLAAADVELADVPLELEPTAEAWPVLSGLDNGRGAEAAAANRARLVRDHNNTALADLFAEVDALVTPTTLTVAHGYDQHEETIVTGDPCWVFNVTGHGAVSVPAGLSDGLPVGLQVIAPHGADDVALAVARRLRAELPAPRVHC, from the coding sequence ATGACTGCTCGGGCTGTTGCTGAGCAGGTGCGGTCGGGGGCTGTGTCTGCGCTGGAGATCGTGGAGCGCGCTCTCCAGGCGGCCCGGGAACTCGATCCGGTGCTGCACTTCCTGGACGAACTGGACGCCGACGGGGCGCGCCGTGCTGCCGAGCGGGTGGATCCGAGCGGGCCGTTGGCCGGCGTACCGTTCCTGATCAAGGCGCGTACGCCGCCTGAGTCGCCGCTCCTGACCCGGCTGATCGCTGCCGGCGCGGTCCCGATCGGGTGGGCGACGCGGGCGCGGCCGGGTGCGGTGTCGCTGACGTTCGGGTGGAACGGGCGGGAGTACACGCGGAATCCGTGGGACCTGGAGCAGTCGCCCGGCGGGTCGACCGCGGGAGGTGCGGCGGCCGTCGCGGCGGGCGTCGTACCGCTGGCGACCGGTGGCGACAGTGGCGGGTCGTTGCGGATCCCGGCATCGTTCTGCGGGATCGTCGGGTTCAAGGGCACCTACGGCCGCGTCCCACGCCCGGGCGGCCGCGCCCTCGGCGGGCTGACCACAGCCGGCGTGATCGGCGCAGACCTCGACGACGTCATCCTCGCCACCAGCATCGCCAGCGGCCCCCACCGCCTGGACTCCACATCCCTACCCCACTGGCCGGTCCCCTCGGTGAGTGATCGGCGGTGGCGAGTGGCCTACCGCTCGACACTCGGATCCTGCCCGGCTGACGACGATGTGGATCGCGTCCTGCGGGATCGGCTGGCGGCGGCTGATGTCGAGCTGGCCGACGTACCCCTGGAGCTGGAGCCGACGGCCGAGGCGTGGCCAGTGTTGTCCGGGTTGGACAACGGGCGTGGTGCCGAGGCAGCCGCGGCCAATCGGGCCCGACTGGTCCGCGACCACAACAACACCGCGCTGGCCGACCTGTTCGCGGAGGTGGACGCGTTGGTCACCCCCACCACCCTGACCGTTGCCCACGGCTACGACCAGCACGAGGAGACCATCGTGACCGGGGACCCCTGCTGGGTCTTCAACGTGACGGGTCACGGGGCCGTGAGCGTCCCGGCCGGCTTGTCCGACGGACTGCCGGTCGGCCTTCAGGTCATCGCGCCACACGGAGCCGACGACGTCGCCTTGGCCGTCGCCCGTCGGCTCCGTGCGGAGCTGCCAGCGCCGCGAGTCCACTGCTAG
- a CDS encoding DHA2 family efflux MFS transporter permease subunit gives MTSTSDAEGLTLTGARRFGVLIALCLAVLVLGLDTTVLNVALPTLAKDLDASTSQLQWMANSYNLVLAALLLPAGLLGDRYGRRKIIAIALTLFGAASLACALADSAGTLIAARAFLGIGAAMIVPVALSLITVLFRTAEERKKAIGFFVVANSIGMPLGPIVGGLLLDHAGWQWIFVINIPIAFLAALAVTLLVPESRSANRPAIDWLGMILSSAGLAALVYGVTKAGEASWGAAVTIVFLGLAVVLIAGFLVWQRRNSEPLIELRLFGERVFTGGAVILTVSVFAIFGLLFTMPQYFQGINGSDALHTGLKLLPFIGGMTVGAKLAEPVEAKAGTRLVVMTGFVVMAAGFVLGAFTELGTGYGYTATWFAVVGFGLGGSMPQAMNAALGVLDPERAGTGSALLQAFRQVGGTVGVAVLGTVLNSVYRSNVDTGGLPAQAADTVEKSLAGGLAVAEKAGSPELLDNVRDAFIHSLNTTMWVSAGIAVAGAILAAVLMPARAEKPSQDALMGVKQDI, from the coding sequence ATGACCTCAACCTCCGACGCCGAAGGGCTGACGCTGACCGGCGCCCGCCGCTTCGGAGTACTCATCGCGCTCTGCCTCGCGGTCCTCGTCCTCGGTCTGGACACGACCGTGCTCAACGTCGCACTGCCGACGCTGGCCAAAGACCTCGACGCCTCCACCAGCCAGCTGCAGTGGATGGCCAACAGCTACAACCTCGTACTCGCGGCGCTGCTGCTGCCGGCCGGTCTGCTCGGTGACCGGTACGGGCGGCGCAAGATCATCGCGATCGCGCTCACGCTGTTCGGCGCCGCCTCGCTGGCCTGTGCGTTGGCCGATTCGGCGGGGACCCTGATCGCGGCCCGGGCCTTCCTCGGCATCGGTGCGGCGATGATCGTTCCGGTCGCGCTCTCGCTGATCACCGTGCTGTTCCGCACCGCGGAGGAGCGGAAGAAGGCGATCGGCTTCTTCGTCGTTGCCAACAGCATCGGTATGCCGCTCGGCCCGATCGTCGGCGGCCTGCTGCTCGACCACGCCGGCTGGCAGTGGATCTTCGTGATCAACATCCCGATCGCGTTCCTGGCAGCGCTGGCGGTGACGCTGCTCGTTCCCGAGAGCCGGAGCGCGAACCGCCCCGCGATCGACTGGCTCGGCATGATCCTGTCGAGCGCCGGTCTCGCGGCCCTCGTGTACGGCGTGACCAAGGCGGGGGAGGCGTCGTGGGGCGCCGCCGTGACGATCGTGTTCCTCGGGCTGGCCGTCGTACTGATCGCCGGATTCCTCGTGTGGCAGCGGCGCAACAGCGAACCGTTGATCGAGCTGCGGTTGTTCGGCGAGCGGGTGTTCACGGGCGGCGCCGTAATACTGACGGTGTCGGTGTTCGCGATCTTCGGGTTGCTGTTCACGATGCCGCAGTACTTCCAGGGCATCAACGGGTCGGACGCGCTGCACACCGGTCTCAAGCTGCTGCCGTTCATCGGCGGTATGACGGTCGGTGCGAAGCTGGCCGAGCCCGTCGAGGCCAAGGCCGGTACGCGGCTCGTGGTGATGACCGGGTTCGTGGTGATGGCGGCCGGTTTCGTGCTCGGTGCCTTCACCGAGCTGGGGACCGGGTACGGGTACACCGCGACCTGGTTCGCGGTGGTCGGGTTCGGCCTCGGAGGCTCGATGCCGCAGGCAATGAACGCAGCCCTCGGCGTGCTCGACCCGGAGCGAGCCGGGACCGGATCAGCCCTGTTGCAGGCGTTCCGGCAGGTCGGTGGGACGGTCGGCGTCGCCGTACTCGGCACCGTGCTGAACTCCGTCTACCGGAGCAACGTCGACACCGGTGGGTTGCCCGCGCAGGCGGCCGACACGGTGGAGAAGAGCCTCGCAGGCGGGCTCGCGGTCGCCGAGAAGGCCGGTTCGCCGGAGCTGCTCGACAACGTCCGTGACGCGTTCATCCACAGCCTCAACACCACGATGTGGGTCTCGGCCGGTATCGCCGTCGCCGGCGCGATCCTCGCCGCCGTCCTGATGCCTGCGCGAGCCGAGAAGCCCTCTCAGGACGCCCTGATGGGTGTCAAGCAAGACATCTGA
- a CDS encoding nitrite/sulfite reductase, producing the protein MTAGVTSPARKPARPRKGKGEGQWALGYREPLNKNEENKKNDDGLNVRARIENVYAHRGFDSIDPADLRGRFRWWGLYTQRKPGIDGGKTATLEPEELDDRYFMLRVRIEGGQLTAEQLRVIADISTTYARDTADITDRQNIQLHWIRIEDVPAIWQQLESVGLYTTEACGDVPRVVIASPVAGIAADEIIDPTPAIDEIVSKYIGSDEFSNLPRKFKTALTGHPSHDVVPEVNDIAFVGVVHPEHGPGFDLWVGGGLSTNPMLAQRLGTWIPLDEVAEAWWGVTSIFRDYGYRRLRTRARLKFLLADWGVEKFREVLEDKYLKRKLIDGPAPEVPAIQGDHVGVHKQNDGKYFVGVAPVVGRVSGTSLAQVADVVARHGSDRIRTTAQQKLLVLDVEESQVESLVAELDALGYQANPSAWRRNTMACTGIEFCKLAIVETKAKAAQLINELEERIPELDVPITVNVNGCPNSCARIQVADIGLKGQLVLDADGKQVPGYQVHLGGGLGLDAGFGRKLRGHKVTADGLTDYVERVTQNYLKERNEGERFAQWVTRADQEALQ; encoded by the coding sequence ATGACTGCCGGCGTCACCTCCCCCGCCCGCAAACCCGCCCGCCCCCGTAAGGGCAAGGGCGAAGGTCAGTGGGCGCTCGGATACCGCGAGCCGCTGAACAAGAACGAAGAGAACAAGAAGAACGACGACGGCCTGAACGTCCGGGCGCGGATCGAGAACGTCTACGCGCACCGCGGCTTCGACTCGATCGACCCGGCCGACCTGCGCGGCCGCTTCCGCTGGTGGGGTCTGTACACCCAGCGCAAGCCCGGGATCGACGGCGGCAAGACCGCGACGCTGGAGCCGGAGGAGCTGGACGACCGCTACTTCATGCTGCGGGTCCGGATCGAGGGCGGCCAGCTGACCGCCGAGCAGTTGCGGGTGATCGCCGACATCTCCACGACGTACGCGCGCGACACCGCGGACATCACCGACCGGCAGAACATCCAGCTGCACTGGATCCGGATCGAGGACGTGCCGGCGATCTGGCAGCAGCTGGAGTCGGTCGGGCTCTACACGACCGAGGCGTGCGGCGACGTACCGCGGGTCGTCATCGCGAGCCCGGTCGCGGGCATCGCGGCGGACGAGATCATCGACCCGACGCCGGCCATCGACGAGATCGTCTCGAAGTACATCGGCTCGGACGAGTTCTCCAACCTGCCGCGGAAGTTCAAGACCGCGCTCACCGGGCACCCGTCGCACGACGTCGTACCGGAGGTCAACGACATCGCGTTCGTCGGTGTCGTGCACCCGGAGCACGGCCCGGGCTTCGACCTGTGGGTCGGCGGCGGCCTGTCGACGAACCCGATGCTCGCGCAGCGGCTGGGCACCTGGATCCCGCTGGACGAGGTCGCCGAAGCCTGGTGGGGGGTCACCAGCATCTTCCGCGACTACGGCTACCGCCGGCTGCGGACCCGGGCCCGGCTGAAGTTCCTGCTGGCGGACTGGGGCGTCGAGAAGTTCCGCGAGGTCCTCGAGGACAAGTACCTCAAGCGGAAGCTGATCGACGGACCGGCGCCCGAGGTCCCCGCGATCCAGGGTGACCACGTCGGCGTCCACAAGCAGAACGACGGCAAGTACTTCGTCGGCGTCGCGCCGGTCGTCGGCCGGGTCTCCGGTACATCGCTCGCGCAGGTCGCCGACGTGGTCGCGCGGCACGGGTCGGACCGGATCCGGACCACCGCCCAGCAGAAGCTGCTGGTGCTGGACGTCGAGGAGTCGCAGGTCGAGTCGCTGGTCGCCGAGCTGGACGCGCTCGGGTACCAGGCGAACCCGTCGGCGTGGCGGCGGAACACGATGGCCTGCACCGGCATCGAGTTCTGCAAGCTGGCGATCGTCGAGACCAAGGCGAAGGCGGCGCAGCTGATCAACGAGCTCGAGGAGCGGATCCCCGAACTCGACGTACCGATCACCGTGAACGTCAACGGCTGCCCGAACTCGTGCGCCCGGATCCAGGTCGCGGACATCGGACTGAAGGGCCAGCTGGTACTGGATGCCGACGGCAAGCAGGTGCCCGGCTACCAGGTGCACCTCGGCGGCGGCCTCGGGCTGGACGCCGGGTTCGGCCGGAAGCTGCGCGGTCACAAGGTCACGGCGGACGGGCTCACCGACTACGTGGAACGTGTCACCCAGAACTACCTGAAGGAGCGCAACGAGGGCGAGCGCTTCGCCCAGTGGGTCACCCGAGCGGACCAGGAGGCACTTCAGTGA
- a CDS encoding glycine hydroxymethyltransferase: MTQSYDAAAASAAYNNALQVIAAVEPTIAGAIKAELADQRSSLKLIASENYASPATLLTMGNWLSDKYAEGTIGHRFYAGCQNVDTVEQTAADHAKALFNAPHAYVQPHSGIDANLVAFWAILAQRIESPALAEAGAKHVNDLTDEDWTKLRKALGDQKMLGMSLDAGGHLTHGFRPNISGKMFNQHSYGTDPSTGLLDYDEVARKAREFKPLILIAGYSAYPRKVNFAKMREIADEVGATLMVDMAHFAGLVAGKVFTGDFDPVPHAHVTTTTTHKSLRGPRGGMVLCQPEYADAVDRGCPMVLGGPLSQTMAAKAVALAEARQPSFQDYAQSVADNAVTLAEGLMKRGVKLVTDGTENHLVLLDVSSYGITGRQAESALLDAGIVTNRNAVPRDPNGAWYTSGVRIGTPALTTRGFGGDEFDRVAGLIVDVLSSTTPTTTAAGAPSKAKYVLADGVADKTKAASAEMLDKFPLYPGLVLS; encoded by the coding sequence ATGACTCAGTCCTACGACGCCGCCGCCGCGTCGGCCGCGTACAACAACGCGCTGCAGGTGATCGCTGCGGTGGAACCCACCATCGCCGGCGCGATCAAGGCCGAGCTCGCCGACCAGCGGTCCTCGCTGAAGCTGATCGCGAGCGAGAACTACGCCTCCCCCGCCACCCTGCTCACGATGGGCAACTGGCTGTCGGACAAGTACGCCGAGGGCACCATCGGGCACCGCTTCTACGCCGGCTGCCAGAACGTCGACACCGTCGAGCAGACCGCCGCCGACCACGCCAAGGCCCTGTTCAACGCGCCCCACGCCTACGTCCAGCCGCACTCCGGCATCGACGCGAACTTGGTCGCGTTCTGGGCGATCCTGGCGCAGCGGATCGAGTCCCCGGCGCTGGCCGAGGCGGGCGCGAAGCACGTCAACGACCTGACCGACGAGGACTGGACCAAGCTCCGCAAGGCGCTCGGCGACCAGAAGATGCTCGGGATGTCGCTGGACGCCGGCGGTCACCTGACCCACGGTTTCCGGCCGAACATCTCCGGCAAGATGTTCAACCAGCACTCGTACGGCACGGACCCGTCGACCGGGCTGCTCGACTACGACGAGGTCGCGCGTAAGGCGCGCGAGTTCAAGCCGCTGATCCTGATCGCCGGCTACTCCGCCTACCCGCGCAAGGTGAACTTCGCCAAGATGCGGGAGATCGCCGACGAGGTCGGGGCGACCCTGATGGTCGACATGGCGCACTTCGCCGGCCTGGTCGCGGGCAAGGTCTTCACCGGCGACTTCGACCCGGTCCCGCACGCGCACGTCACCACGACCACGACCCACAAGTCGCTGCGCGGCCCGCGCGGCGGCATGGTGCTCTGCCAGCCGGAGTACGCCGACGCCGTCGACCGCGGGTGCCCGATGGTTCTGGGCGGTCCGCTCAGCCAGACGATGGCCGCCAAGGCGGTCGCGCTGGCCGAGGCGCGGCAGCCCTCGTTCCAGGACTACGCGCAGTCCGTCGCCGACAACGCGGTCACGCTGGCCGAGGGCCTGATGAAGCGCGGCGTGAAGCTGGTGACGGACGGCACCGAGAACCACCTGGTGCTGCTGGACGTCTCGTCGTACGGCATCACCGGCCGGCAGGCCGAGTCGGCGCTGCTCGACGCGGGCATCGTCACCAACCGGAACGCCGTACCGCGCGACCCGAACGGCGCCTGGTACACGTCCGGCGTCCGGATCGGTACGCCGGCGCTCACCACGCGCGGCTTCGGCGGCGACGAGTTCGACCGGGTCGCGGGGCTGATCGTCGACGTGCTGTCCTCGACGACGCCGACCACGACCGCGGCCGGCGCTCCGTCCAAGGCGAAGTACGTCCTGGCCGACGGCGTCGCCGACAAGACCAAGGCCGCTTCGGCCGAGATGCTCGACAAGTTCCCGCTGTACCCGGGCCTCGTGCTCAGCTGA
- a CDS encoding DUF1801 domain-containing protein — protein sequence MDDDVTRYIDKGHPWQIEVCEKIRELVRQAIPDVEEKLEYGKPHFLKNDKHAAVLHVAKNKVSFMVFNAAQVEAVKGVLRPLGNGDRKAVDIAENQDVDYGLLAAVVARTSSTL from the coding sequence ATGGACGACGACGTGACCAGATACATCGACAAGGGTCACCCTTGGCAGATCGAGGTCTGCGAGAAAATACGTGAGCTCGTGCGTCAGGCGATTCCTGACGTCGAGGAGAAGTTGGAGTACGGCAAGCCGCACTTCCTCAAGAACGACAAACACGCTGCCGTTCTCCATGTGGCCAAGAACAAGGTCTCCTTCATGGTGTTCAACGCCGCACAGGTCGAGGCTGTCAAAGGGGTGCTGAGGCCCCTGGGCAACGGCGATCGCAAGGCCGTGGACATCGCCGAGAACCAGGACGTGGACTACGGACTGCTCGCCGCTGTCGTCGCCAGGACCAGCAGCACCCTCTAG